One genomic window of Corallococcus silvisoli includes the following:
- a CDS encoding helix-turn-helix transcriptional regulator, translating into MQRTERLFALAEYLRGRRTGVTAEVLAERFSVTVRTIYRDLDALRAAALPVGAERGRGGGYALDRGYSLPPVNFTAREAALVVALGRFAIDMRLLPFTGTLESALDKVRSALSTSAQRELLARLRELTFLGVPSLPTRKPVREALERAWFERQPLRITYVDGDFLETVREVRIESVVMDRHETRLDAVDLASGERRHFRLDRITRAEVMG; encoded by the coding sequence ATGCAGCGAACCGAGCGTCTTTTCGCCCTCGCGGAGTACCTGAGGGGCCGTCGCACCGGCGTCACCGCGGAGGTGCTGGCGGAGCGCTTCAGCGTGACGGTGCGGACCATCTACCGGGACCTGGACGCGCTGCGCGCCGCCGCGCTGCCGGTGGGCGCGGAGCGGGGCCGGGGCGGTGGCTACGCGCTGGACCGGGGCTACAGCCTGCCGCCGGTGAACTTCACCGCGCGCGAGGCGGCGCTGGTGGTGGCGCTGGGTCGCTTCGCCATCGACATGCGGCTGTTGCCCTTCACCGGGACGCTGGAGTCCGCGCTGGACAAGGTGCGCTCGGCGCTGTCCACCTCCGCGCAGCGTGAGTTGCTGGCGCGGCTTCGGGAGCTGACGTTCCTGGGCGTGCCGTCGCTGCCCACGCGCAAGCCCGTGCGCGAGGCGCTGGAGCGCGCGTGGTTCGAACGCCAGCCCCTGCGCATCACCTACGTGGACGGCGACTTCCTGGAGACGGTGCGCGAGGTGCGCATCGAGTCCGTGGTGATGGACCGGCACGAGACGCGGCTGGACGCGGTGGACCTCGCGTCCGGTGAGCGGCGCCACTTCCGGTTGGACCGCATCACCCGCGCGGAAGTGATGGGGTGA
- the mdcG gene encoding malonate decarboxylase holo-[acyl-carrier-protein] synthase yields MDGERPVRHDWVFLGPGWEEHLRSPPGPDVLPRVTAWREQGRPFAVARQDVPDRDDEVRLSLTLPDRRHLSLHVAMQAVERWLAPPTLQEALEAAPAAWRPALDDVVALGAALDLTVGVFGSLAWQHRSGESFLRPLSDVDLLFTPARWSDVERLLFGLEAVSRRHSVVRLDGEVVLPDGGAVSWRELALEPERIWVTGPRGASPRTLRELRALFPAEP; encoded by the coding sequence ATGGACGGTGAACGTCCGGTGCGGCACGACTGGGTATTCCTGGGCCCCGGTTGGGAGGAGCACCTGCGCTCGCCCCCAGGCCCTGACGTCCTCCCGCGGGTGACGGCGTGGCGTGAGCAGGGCCGGCCCTTCGCCGTCGCCCGCCAGGACGTGCCGGACCGGGACGACGAGGTGCGGCTGAGCCTCACGCTGCCAGACCGCCGCCACCTGTCCCTGCACGTCGCGATGCAGGCCGTGGAGCGCTGGCTGGCGCCCCCCACGCTGCAAGAGGCGCTGGAAGCGGCGCCCGCGGCGTGGCGCCCGGCGCTGGACGACGTCGTCGCCCTGGGCGCCGCGCTGGACCTCACGGTGGGCGTGTTCGGGTCACTGGCCTGGCAGCACCGTTCGGGCGAGTCCTTCCTGCGGCCCCTGTCGGACGTGGACCTCCTGTTCACCCCCGCGCGCTGGTCCGACGTGGAGCGGCTGCTGTTCGGCCTGGAGGCGGTGTCCCGGCGCCACTCGGTGGTGCGCCTGGACGGCGAGGTGGTGCTCCCCGACGGCGGCGCGGTGTCCTGGCGCGAGCTGGCGCTGGAGCCCGAGCGCATCTGGGTCACCGGCCCCCGTGGCGCCAGCCCCCGCACGCTGCGGGAGCTGCGCGCCCTCTTCCCCGCCGAACCCTGA
- a CDS encoding DNA polymerase domain-containing protein — protein sequence MAIPPHPLEDEWLWGWDPTPGIVSVWAEPDGRAFIWKQQPGTHARQREDARYRPWVLLASLQDLEHLGPALRREGTPPVAGAVTYRELEGPGALRFVVSAEDGRALASAVLKGASRRLDQRVGHLRDLGPGAVLVLPPEEQYLVATGRTYFRGMGFDDLRRLQFDLETTGLDPSKDRIFLVALRDPEGRAETLEVTADGDAGEADLLRRLVARIREADPDVVENHNLHGFDLPFLDQRAKRLNVSLALGRAGLPGLRHRPSARGAALNRGPGGREADAMRRARYTVPGREFIDTLDAVRRHDFSARDLPGHGLKAVARHLGLSGPDRELIPGARVHEVFGRDPERVRRYAREDVTEAAGLAHLLGGAVFALARMAPRRYERLADAGPATGVLDPLLVRAYLRSGAALPAHESGDGTSHSGAALHLFACGVARHVVKADVASLYPSLMRQYRIGPKRDRLNVLLSLVDRLVDQRLDAKAKAKKAPPGSPERHTNEALSAAMKLIVNSAYGYMGAMGLTRFSDVHAANEVTRRGREVLGLLCRELAKRGVTLLEADTDGVYFAVPETWTEVDERRVVSEVAALLPPRVRLEFDGRYAAMLSHEPKNYALRPYAGPLLLRGVAFRSSRAEPFGEDFLRRALQHLLSGDVRAVRDTYVDAVMALRKRRVPTYEVTAQVRLTKSPAQYLATRKQRRELPYEALLTNGREHWSLGERVRIYRASGGRAGLLPEHDTEDGEPGPRPAPGEPAGDDPRDYDAEYYVRLLKDSFAARLARGLTAEDFATVFADPEQPSLFTPSLTDARPVLTVVREPRGPEFGEDAPVLGAPHFSP from the coding sequence ATGGCCATCCCGCCCCATCCGCTGGAGGACGAGTGGTTGTGGGGGTGGGACCCCACGCCGGGCATCGTGTCCGTGTGGGCGGAGCCGGATGGCCGCGCCTTCATCTGGAAGCAGCAGCCGGGCACGCACGCGCGGCAGCGCGAGGACGCGAGGTACCGGCCCTGGGTGCTGCTCGCGTCGCTCCAGGACCTGGAGCACCTGGGCCCGGCGCTGCGGCGCGAGGGCACGCCCCCCGTGGCGGGCGCGGTGACGTACCGGGAGCTGGAGGGGCCCGGGGCGCTGCGGTTCGTGGTGAGCGCGGAGGATGGCCGCGCGCTGGCGTCCGCGGTGCTGAAGGGCGCGTCCAGGCGGCTGGACCAGCGCGTGGGCCACCTGCGCGACCTGGGCCCGGGCGCGGTGCTGGTGCTGCCCCCGGAGGAGCAATACCTGGTGGCCACCGGGCGCACGTACTTCCGAGGCATGGGCTTCGACGACCTGCGCCGGCTCCAGTTCGACCTGGAGACCACCGGCCTGGACCCGTCGAAGGACCGCATCTTCCTGGTCGCGCTGCGGGACCCCGAAGGGCGCGCGGAGACGCTGGAGGTGACGGCGGACGGTGACGCGGGCGAGGCGGACCTGCTGCGTCGGCTGGTCGCGCGCATCCGCGAGGCGGACCCCGACGTGGTGGAGAACCACAACCTGCACGGCTTCGACCTGCCCTTCCTGGACCAGCGCGCGAAGCGGTTGAACGTGTCGCTGGCGCTGGGTCGCGCGGGCCTGCCAGGGCTGCGGCACCGGCCCTCCGCCCGAGGCGCCGCGCTGAACCGGGGTCCTGGAGGCCGCGAGGCGGACGCCATGCGCCGCGCGCGCTACACCGTCCCCGGCCGTGAGTTCATCGACACGCTGGACGCCGTGCGCCGCCACGACTTCTCCGCCCGCGACCTGCCCGGCCACGGCCTCAAGGCGGTGGCCCGGCACCTGGGCCTGTCGGGCCCCGACCGCGAGCTCATCCCCGGCGCGCGCGTGCACGAAGTCTTCGGCAGGGATCCAGAGCGGGTGCGCCGCTACGCGCGCGAGGACGTGACGGAGGCCGCGGGGCTCGCGCACCTGCTCGGCGGCGCGGTGTTCGCGCTCGCGCGCATGGCCCCCCGGCGATACGAACGGCTGGCGGACGCGGGCCCGGCGACGGGCGTGTTGGATCCGCTGCTGGTGCGCGCCTACCTGCGCTCCGGCGCGGCGCTCCCCGCCCATGAGTCCGGCGACGGCACGTCCCACAGCGGCGCGGCGCTGCACCTCTTCGCCTGCGGGGTCGCGCGCCACGTGGTGAAGGCGGACGTGGCCAGCCTGTACCCGTCCCTGATGCGCCAGTACCGCATCGGTCCGAAGCGCGACCGGCTCAACGTGCTGCTGTCGCTGGTAGACCGGCTCGTGGACCAGCGCCTGGACGCCAAGGCGAAGGCGAAGAAGGCCCCTCCGGGCTCCCCGGAGCGCCACACGAACGAGGCGCTGTCCGCGGCGATGAAGCTCATCGTCAACTCCGCCTACGGCTACATGGGCGCCATGGGGCTCACGCGCTTCTCGGACGTGCACGCCGCCAACGAGGTGACGCGGCGCGGGCGCGAGGTGCTGGGCCTCTTGTGCCGCGAGCTGGCGAAGCGCGGGGTGACGCTGCTGGAGGCCGACACGGACGGCGTCTACTTCGCGGTGCCGGAGACCTGGACGGAGGTCGACGAGCGCCGCGTGGTGTCGGAGGTCGCGGCCCTGCTGCCGCCGCGCGTGCGCCTGGAGTTCGACGGGCGCTACGCCGCGATGCTGTCGCACGAACCCAAGAACTACGCGCTGCGGCCCTACGCCGGGCCCCTGCTGCTGCGCGGGGTGGCGTTCCGCTCCAGCCGCGCGGAGCCCTTCGGCGAGGACTTCCTGCGCCGCGCCCTCCAGCACCTGCTGTCCGGGGACGTGCGCGCCGTGCGCGACACCTACGTGGACGCGGTGATGGCGCTGCGCAAGCGGCGGGTGCCCACCTACGAGGTGACCGCCCAGGTGCGGCTGACCAAGTCCCCCGCGCAGTACCTGGCCACGCGCAAGCAGCGCCGGGAGCTGCCCTACGAGGCGCTGCTCACCAACGGCCGCGAACACTGGTCCCTGGGCGAGCGCGTGCGCATCTACCGCGCCTCGGGCGGCCGGGCGGGCCTGCTTCCGGAACACGACACCGAGGACGGAGAGCCCGGCCCGCGCCCCGCGCCGGGCGAGCCCGCGGGCGACGACCCGCGCGACTACGATGCCGAGTACTACGTCCGCCTGCTCAAGGACTCCTTCGCGGCCCGGCTCGCGCGTGGCCTCACCGCGGAGGACTTCGCCACGGTGTTCGCGGACCCCGAGCAGCCCTCGCTCTTCACCCCCTCCTTGACGGATGCCAGGCCCGTGCTCACCGTCGTCCGCGAGCCCCGGGGCCCGGAGTTCGGAGAAGACGCTCCAGTGCTTGGAGCACCGCACTTCTCACCGTGA
- a CDS encoding beta-ketoacyl synthase chain length factor, translating to MGFSVQRWAAWAPGLAHPADWEAWLAKPHPLPAEGTPALTEMPSMMRRRVDRLGRIALQAAYGAHADAPDAPVIFASRYGDLGRSVELLTQLARSEPLSPTSFSLSVHNAIGALYSIARGDTASYGAIAAGEETVEAAFMEACGLLADGVPRVMVVVYDEPVPSPWEHFSQDVAFPHAWACLLTAGTEGNTVRLGCAAGPASDTAALEPEPAGLPADLRILRFLVSGASRWEHAVGARHWRWERHA from the coding sequence ATGGGATTCTCCGTTCAGCGCTGGGCCGCATGGGCCCCCGGCCTCGCTCACCCTGCCGACTGGGAAGCGTGGCTCGCGAAGCCGCACCCCCTGCCCGCCGAAGGCACGCCCGCCCTGACAGAGATGCCCTCGATGATGCGCCGCCGGGTGGACCGGCTGGGCCGCATCGCGTTGCAGGCGGCCTATGGCGCCCACGCGGACGCGCCCGACGCGCCGGTGATCTTCGCCTCGCGCTACGGGGACCTGGGCCGCTCGGTGGAGCTGCTCACGCAGCTGGCCCGCTCGGAGCCCCTGTCGCCCACGTCCTTCAGCCTGTCGGTGCACAACGCCATCGGCGCGCTCTACTCCATCGCGCGGGGCGACACGGCCTCCTACGGGGCCATCGCCGCGGGCGAGGAGACGGTGGAGGCCGCCTTCATGGAGGCGTGCGGCCTGCTGGCGGACGGCGTCCCCCGGGTGATGGTCGTCGTCTACGACGAGCCCGTGCCCAGCCCCTGGGAGCACTTCTCCCAGGACGTGGCCTTCCCGCATGCCTGGGCCTGTCTGCTGACGGCCGGCACGGAGGGGAACACCGTCCGGCTGGGCTGCGCCGCCGGGCCGGCCTCGGATACGGCGGCCCTGGAGCCGGAGCCGGCCGGACTCCCAGCGGACCTGCGCATCCTGCGCTTTCTCGTCTCTGGCGCCTCGCGGTGGGAGCACGCGGTGGGCGCCCGGCACTGGCGGTGGGAACGCCATGCTTGA